The Chromatiales bacterium genome window below encodes:
- a CDS encoding serine protease — translation MTSRFLTCCLMAVALHCLSFDRALAAPVEAPPLPPEAAVQPISLGSDGSESIALGSIVFRIATGTPVGNLYRIGRKKPLREDRWTATSGRSREFDVATMDRLRAQGYMVVDATRDVFARAEPGKARYQLGAVVSRAWRDFYFRYSNSYVSLPDEGYGVANLDVEFQILDQTTSEVVFRKTYQGFGTDVGQNPSPLIPAFMNALDHALSDQAFVDRLRKPAAAGTTIAGAPATQLRIPVCKVDGEARLPDDLKRIMPSVVTLRVGQVMGTGVLVSSEGHVLTAAHLVTAATRITAATSSGMEFDASVLRVDKASDIAVLKLPGRGHPCTTVSRTLTLTTGADVFIIGSPLDKSLANSVTRGIMSGERTIDGIRYVQTDASVNPGNSGGPLFDVDGQVQAIVTTKIVGTSIEGLAFGVPMEVIAKDMGIVFD, via the coding sequence ATGACGTCACGCTTTCTGACGTGCTGTCTGATGGCCGTGGCGCTCCACTGCCTGTCTTTTGACCGGGCGCTGGCGGCACCTGTCGAGGCCCCTCCGCTGCCACCAGAGGCGGCCGTCCAGCCGATCTCGCTGGGCAGTGACGGCTCTGAATCCATTGCTCTGGGCAGCATCGTGTTCCGGATAGCAACCGGCACGCCCGTCGGCAACCTCTACCGGATCGGTCGCAAGAAGCCCCTGCGGGAAGACCGCTGGACGGCGACTTCCGGGCGATCACGGGAATTCGACGTGGCCACCATGGACCGGCTGCGAGCGCAGGGCTACATGGTTGTCGATGCCACGCGGGATGTCTTCGCCCGGGCTGAACCGGGAAAGGCACGGTATCAGCTGGGCGCGGTGGTCTCGCGCGCATGGCGGGACTTCTACTTCAGGTACTCCAACAGTTACGTGTCCCTGCCGGATGAAGGCTACGGCGTTGCGAACCTTGACGTCGAGTTCCAGATCCTCGACCAGACCACCTCGGAAGTCGTGTTCCGCAAGACCTACCAGGGCTTCGGTACCGACGTGGGGCAAAACCCGTCACCGCTGATTCCGGCATTCATGAATGCCCTCGACCACGCGCTCTCTGACCAGGCATTCGTGGATCGACTGCGCAAGCCGGCCGCTGCCGGCACGACAATAGCCGGTGCACCGGCAACACAATTGCGGATCCCGGTCTGCAAAGTCGATGGCGAAGCACGCCTGCCCGACGACCTGAAACGGATCATGCCGTCCGTAGTGACGCTCCGCGTCGGCCAGGTGATGGGAACTGGTGTTCTCGTTTCATCCGAAGGCCATGTCCTGACGGCCGCCCACCTGGTCACGGCAGCGACCCGCATTACCGCAGCGACTTCCAGCGGTATGGAATTCGACGCATCGGTACTGCGCGTGGACAAGGCGAGTGACATCGCGGTACTGAAGCTGCCCGGCCGCGGCCATCCGTGTACGACCGTATCCCGGACCCTGACGCTGACGACCGGCGCGGACGTATTCATCATCGGCTCGCCGCTCGACAAGAGCCTCGCCAACTCGGTGACCCGCGGGATCATGAGCGGGGAACGAACCATCGACGGCATCCGTTACGTACAGACAGACGCCAGCGTCAATCCGGGGAACAGCGGTGGACCGCTGTTCGATGTCGATGGACAGGTGCAGGCGATCGTGACCACCAAGATCGTGGGTACCAGCATCGAGGGCCTCGCATTCGGTGTCCCGATGGAGGTAATTGCCAAAGACATGGGGATAGTCTTCGACTGA
- a CDS encoding DUF3413 domain-containing protein translates to MTSAPPAPGKPGRGTLLRWIGWFGIANAALYGLVGLRYLFAFGQPGSGLATVYVLLAFIGQFALLGFLPLMLLLGPVALVLPRKTLLMIIGVPVAAAGLTIAALDTNVFAEYRYHMSALTAQIFAGSTWVFAGIIFVVALLFQAMLAGNVWQRVAAGRGGKGGWLAAALILCWCGGQGIHIWADATAYVPVLSFTRYLPVYFPIKAKRRLSQLGLVDHEVVERERLLRKASAPDSGQLHYPLQPLVCNAGKSTLPNILFVVIDALRPDKIGPEYTPRIARFAAEGLQFSNHYSGGNSSRMGFFSMFYGLPSTYWQAFNDTQRQPVLMDQLVAQGYEIAAFSSVGFGGPAEIDHTVFASVSPEHMYSAPHDGDRNVDITRAWHRWFDVRNAPGIPFFSLLYYDPGNAASDTGTAAAPSTLAERHAAYLHGIKATDHEVEDVLAALDAKEGPRETLVIIASDHGYEFDELGLGNIGHGSNYGPWQLRSTLLMRWPGRKPQVYTHRSAHQDLPGTLLQEVFGCANPVSDYSSGGNLFDGKSWDWIIAGSYSDYAIVEPDKLIVTWPGGLVDVLGPDYRPKSGIRLNPATIEATMLEMRRFYQ, encoded by the coding sequence GTGACTTCCGCCCCCCCAGCACCCGGCAAACCTGGACGCGGCACTCTGCTGCGCTGGATCGGCTGGTTCGGTATCGCCAATGCGGCGCTGTATGGACTGGTCGGATTGCGTTACCTGTTTGCCTTCGGTCAGCCCGGGTCCGGACTGGCGACGGTTTACGTCCTGCTGGCGTTCATCGGCCAGTTCGCCCTGCTCGGCTTCCTGCCGCTGATGTTGCTGCTCGGACCGGTCGCACTGGTCCTGCCCCGCAAGACGCTGCTGATGATCATCGGCGTGCCGGTCGCCGCAGCCGGACTGACCATCGCCGCGCTCGATACGAATGTGTTTGCGGAATACCGCTATCACATGAGCGCACTGACGGCGCAGATCTTTGCCGGCTCGACCTGGGTTTTCGCCGGCATCATCTTCGTCGTTGCGCTGCTCTTCCAGGCCATGCTGGCAGGCAATGTCTGGCAGCGGGTCGCTGCAGGCAGGGGCGGCAAGGGCGGCTGGCTGGCGGCGGCACTGATCCTCTGCTGGTGCGGCGGACAGGGCATCCACATCTGGGCGGATGCGACGGCTTATGTACCGGTGTTGAGCTTTACCCGCTACCTGCCGGTGTATTTCCCGATCAAGGCCAAGCGCCGCCTGTCGCAACTGGGTCTGGTCGATCACGAGGTCGTCGAACGGGAGCGCCTGCTGCGCAAGGCGAGTGCACCAGACAGCGGTCAGCTGCACTACCCTTTGCAGCCGCTGGTCTGCAATGCCGGCAAGTCGACCCTGCCGAATATCCTGTTTGTGGTGATCGACGCGTTGCGGCCCGACAAGATCGGGCCGGAGTACACGCCGCGGATCGCCAGATTCGCGGCTGAAGGACTGCAGTTCAGCAACCACTACAGCGGCGGCAACTCGTCGCGCATGGGCTTTTTCTCCATGTTCTACGGTCTGCCAAGCACCTACTGGCAGGCGTTCAACGACACGCAGCGCCAGCCGGTACTCATGGACCAGCTGGTCGCGCAGGGCTACGAGATCGCCGCATTCAGCTCGGTAGGCTTTGGCGGTCCGGCAGAAATCGACCACACCGTGTTTGCCTCGGTCAGCCCGGAACACATGTATTCGGCACCGCATGACGGTGATCGCAACGTCGATATCACCCGCGCCTGGCATCGCTGGTTTGATGTGCGCAATGCCCCGGGCATACCCTTCTTCAGCCTGCTGTACTACGACCCGGGCAATGCGGCCAGCGATACGGGTACTGCCGCAGCGCCGAGTACGCTCGCGGAACGCCATGCGGCCTATCTGCATGGCATCAAGGCCACCGATCACGAAGTGGAGGATGTGCTCGCGGCCCTCGACGCCAAAGAAGGCCCGCGCGAAACGCTGGTGATCATCGCCAGCGACCACGGCTATGAGTTCGATGAACTGGGCCTCGGCAATATCGGTCACGGCAGCAACTACGGCCCCTGGCAGTTGCGTTCCACCCTGCTCATGCGCTGGCCAGGTCGCAAACCGCAGGTGTACACACATCGCAGCGCACATCAGGATCTGCCCGGCACCCTGCTGCAGGAGGTATTCGGCTGCGCGAATCCCGTATCCGACTACAGCAGCGGCGGCAATCTCTTCGACGGCAAGTCATGGGACTGGATCATTGCCGGCAGCTACAGCGACTACGCGATCGTGGAGCCGGACAAGCTGATCGTGACCTGGCCTGGCGGGCTGGTTGACGTCCTGGGGCCGGATTACCGTCCGAAATCGGGCATCCGCCTCAACCCCGCCACGATCGAAGCGACCATGCTTGAAATGCGGCGCTTCTACCAGTGA
- the modA gene encoding molybdate ABC transporter substrate-binding protein, translating into MQGTDRRSMIGKAQLKVGGSVVLALSLVLALAPVAGAGSLRIAAASDLQFAMQEIVADFRGTHPDDTVEVIYGSSGKFSAQIANGAPFDMFFSADISYPRALEQQGLTSGPATPYALGRIVLWSLKPELGRLSLKELPTAAIRKFAIANPDHAPYGKRALEALEYANVWMAMAPKLVRGENIAQTAQFIDSGAADAGIVALSLVLAPGLKDRGAWTLIPDTWHEPLEQGYVITRRAAANPLAAAFATWIGGAEARAVLLRYGFALPGEAPE; encoded by the coding sequence ATGCAAGGCACAGACCGCAGGTCCATGATCGGGAAAGCGCAGCTCAAGGTCGGTGGTTCGGTGGTGCTCGCACTGTCGCTGGTGCTGGCATTGGCTCCCGTGGCCGGCGCCGGTTCGCTCAGGATTGCGGCCGCTTCCGACCTGCAGTTCGCGATGCAGGAAATCGTTGCGGACTTTCGCGGCACACACCCGGACGATACTGTCGAAGTCATCTACGGATCGTCCGGCAAGTTCTCCGCCCAGATTGCCAACGGGGCGCCATTCGACATGTTCTTCTCGGCGGATATCAGCTATCCGCGTGCGCTGGAACAGCAGGGACTGACCAGCGGCCCGGCGACGCCCTATGCGCTGGGTCGCATCGTGCTGTGGAGCCTCAAGCCCGAACTCGGCCGGCTGTCCCTGAAGGAATTGCCAACGGCTGCCATCCGCAAGTTCGCCATTGCCAATCCCGATCACGCGCCATATGGCAAACGTGCGCTCGAGGCGCTTGAGTACGCCAACGTATGGATGGCGATGGCGCCGAAGCTGGTGCGTGGCGAGAACATCGCGCAGACCGCACAGTTCATCGACAGCGGGGCTGCGGATGCCGGCATCGTCGCGCTGTCTCTGGTGCTGGCTCCGGGTCTGAAGGACCGTGGCGCGTGGACGCTGATTCCCGATACCTGGCATGAACCGCTGGAGCAGGGCTATGTGATCACCCGGCGCGCAGCTGCAAATCCGCTTGCAGCGGCCTTCGCGACCTGGATCGGTGGCGCCGAGGCGCGCGCCGTGCTGCTTCGCTATGGTTTCGCACTGCCCGGCGAGGCGCCGGAGTAG
- the modC gene encoding molybdenum ABC transporter ATP-binding protein, with translation MSIAARFRLDWPGFSLDVDLAVPATGVTALFGPSGSGKTTLLRCVAGFERAPGGFLALGDEVWQDQTRFVPTHRRSIGYVFQDAALFPHLTVQGNLEFGLRRTAAAERRVSLEQAISLLGIGHLLSRKPERLSGGERQRVAIARALAVSPRLLLLDEPLAALDLARKREILPYLEQLHETLQIPVLYVTHSPDEVARLADHLVVLDEGRVFASGALADVMSRLDLPRGEEDDAGVVLEATVAERDADWHLLRAAVPGGSLWVQDNGVAIGRRLRLRVLARDVSLALTHCDDVSILNLLSGTVTAIAGSGHPAARLAQIDIGGTLLLARLTARSVHALDLRPGKRVWAQIKSVAVLE, from the coding sequence ATGAGCATCGCCGCGCGCTTTCGCCTCGACTGGCCCGGCTTCAGCCTGGACGTGGATCTCGCTGTCCCGGCCACGGGTGTGACGGCGCTTTTTGGTCCTTCCGGTTCCGGCAAGACCACGTTGTTGCGCTGTGTGGCCGGATTCGAGCGCGCGCCTGGCGGCTTTCTCGCGCTCGGCGACGAGGTCTGGCAGGACCAGACGCGCTTCGTTCCCACGCATCGCCGGTCCATCGGCTATGTCTTTCAGGATGCGGCCCTGTTCCCGCACCTGACGGTGCAGGGCAACCTCGAGTTCGGTCTCAGGCGCACCGCCGCCGCCGAACGTCGCGTGTCGCTGGAGCAGGCGATCTCGCTGCTTGGGATCGGCCATCTGCTGTCACGCAAACCGGAGCGGCTGTCCGGTGGCGAACGCCAGCGGGTTGCCATCGCACGGGCGCTGGCGGTCAGTCCGCGCCTGCTGCTGCTCGATGAACCGCTCGCGGCACTCGACCTCGCACGCAAGCGGGAAATCCTGCCGTATCTCGAGCAGCTGCACGAAACGCTGCAGATCCCGGTCCTGTACGTGACGCATTCGCCGGACGAAGTCGCACGCCTGGCCGATCACCTGGTCGTGCTGGACGAAGGCCGTGTTTTCGCCAGCGGTGCGCTCGCGGACGTCATGTCGCGGCTCGATCTGCCGCGCGGCGAGGAGGACGACGCCGGGGTCGTGCTCGAGGCCACCGTGGCTGAACGGGATGCCGACTGGCACCTGTTGCGCGCGGCCGTGCCGGGCGGCAGCCTGTGGGTGCAGGACAACGGCGTGGCGATCGGCCGTCGCCTGCGTCTGCGGGTGCTGGCCCGCGACGTGAGCCTCGCGCTCACGCATTGCGATGACGTCAGCATCCTCAATCTGCTGTCCGGCACGGTCACGGCCATCGCCGGGAGTGGCCATCCGGCCGCGCGACTCGCGCAGATCGATATCGGCGGCACCCTGCTGCTCGCGCGGCTGACCGCGCGCTCCGTGCATGCGCTGGACCTGCGACCCGGCAAGCGGGTCTGGGCGCAGATCAAGTCGGTGGCGGTGCTGGAGTAG
- a CDS encoding glycosyltransferase family 2 protein: MHSLSAIIVCMNEQDRIRPCLESLKHIADEVIVFDSGSTDNTVAIVREYTDKVWITEDWPGDGFQKQRALDKASCDWVLIIDADEWLDPEMKASIRTILSRPQIEEVAFKLPWGNVILGKQLKHGRSARAPKRLFRREGAHITPVVVHGHIVTDGKVSTIRKGYLMHNSLRGFDHLLEKNRSYAWETSRKYYAQKTRSFGIPFAIVRAVWTFFLIYVLRLGFLDGQRGLMMAVMFAQASFNKYAGLWYLETENRNRTSS; this comes from the coding sequence ATGCATTCACTGTCGGCCATCATCGTCTGCATGAACGAGCAGGACCGCATACGGCCCTGCCTGGAATCCCTGAAGCACATCGCCGACGAAGTCATCGTGTTCGACTCAGGCAGCACCGACAACACGGTCGCCATCGTCCGCGAATACACCGACAAGGTCTGGATCACCGAAGACTGGCCCGGCGACGGTTTCCAGAAGCAGCGCGCACTCGACAAGGCGAGTTGCGACTGGGTACTGATCATCGACGCCGACGAGTGGCTGGACCCGGAGATGAAAGCCTCGATCCGCACCATCCTGTCCAGACCGCAGATCGAAGAAGTCGCATTCAAACTGCCCTGGGGCAACGTGATCCTCGGCAAGCAGCTGAAGCACGGGCGCTCGGCACGGGCACCCAAACGCCTGTTCAGGCGCGAAGGCGCGCACATCACCCCGGTGGTCGTGCACGGACATATCGTCACCGATGGAAAAGTCTCCACGATCCGCAAGGGTTACCTGATGCACAACTCGCTCAGGGGCTTTGATCATCTGCTGGAAAAGAACCGCAGCTATGCCTGGGAGACCAGCCGAAAGTACTACGCGCAGAAGACCAGGAGCTTCGGCATTCCCTTTGCCATCGTGCGCGCCGTGTGGACCTTCTTCCTGATCTATGTGCTCAGGCTCGGTTTTCTCGACGGCCAGCGCGGTCTGATGATGGCCGTGATGTTTGCGCAGGCCTCGTTCAACAAGTACGCCGGGTTGTGGTATCTGGAAACCGAAAACCGCAACCGGACATCCAGTTGA
- a CDS encoding glycosyltransferase family 4 protein, whose protein sequence is MAERGHRLTIVIKPDSVYVPRLRELGIRMLHCYPEKKIDLESIRALRAELRRTRYDIIYATTSKTIPNAAFAAIGFPAKLVAYRGTTGGLHRHDPTAYLTILHPRVDGVVCVSEAVRQDVLRRVWKNRDQVVTIHKGHNLEWSSLPPADLGEFGIGAGDFVVICAVNARPSKGIDIMLEAANHLAHIDNLHLLLVGKDTDTEPYTTLIAGNRMRERIHVAGFRRNAPELIAASNVLVQPSRSGEGLPRAVMEAMGYGTPVIITDTGGGKEVVEDGVSGFVVPVEDPAAISRRVEQLHKDPDLCRRLAESGRRKLEDRFSSARTTDKYLAFFGALAGASGAPDPG, encoded by the coding sequence ATGGCAGAGCGCGGCCACAGGCTCACGATCGTCATCAAGCCGGATTCCGTCTACGTGCCGCGCCTGCGCGAACTCGGCATCCGCATGTTGCACTGCTATCCGGAAAAAAAGATCGATCTGGAATCGATTCGCGCGCTGCGCGCGGAACTGCGTCGCACCCGTTACGACATCATCTACGCAACGACCTCGAAGACCATTCCCAATGCAGCCTTTGCAGCGATCGGCTTCCCCGCAAAGCTGGTCGCCTACCGGGGCACTACCGGGGGCCTGCACCGTCACGACCCGACCGCCTACCTGACCATCCTGCACCCGCGTGTGGATGGCGTGGTCTGCGTTTCCGAGGCGGTCCGGCAGGACGTGCTGCGACGGGTCTGGAAAAACAGGGACCAGGTCGTAACCATCCACAAGGGCCACAACCTTGAATGGTCTTCACTGCCACCGGCCGATCTGGGCGAGTTCGGCATCGGCGCCGGTGATTTCGTGGTCATCTGCGCAGTCAACGCCAGGCCCAGCAAGGGCATCGACATCATGCTGGAAGCAGCAAACCACCTCGCGCATATCGACAATCTGCACCTGCTGCTGGTGGGCAAGGACACGGACACGGAGCCCTACACCACGCTGATTGCCGGCAACAGGATGCGCGAGCGCATTCATGTCGCCGGTTTTCGCCGGAATGCCCCCGAGCTGATTGCAGCCAGCAATGTGCTGGTGCAGCCCTCGCGCAGCGGCGAGGGCCTGCCGCGAGCCGTGATGGAAGCGATGGGCTACGGCACACCGGTGATCATCACCGATACGGGCGGCGGCAAGGAAGTGGTTGAAGACGGGGTATCAGGCTTCGTCGTCCCGGTGGAAGATCCGGCGGCAATCAGCCGCCGCGTAGAACAGCTGCACAAGGACCCGGACCTGTGCCGGCGGCTGGCAGAAAGCGGCAGGAGAAAGCTCGAAGACCGCTTTTCATCGGCCCGGACGACGGATAAATATCTGGCCTTTTTCGGGGCACTGGCCGGCGCATCCGGAGCGCCGGACCCGGGCTGA
- a CDS encoding FAD-dependent oxidoreductase, with the protein MKRAPISLVAGFVACIVLGGCMRPEPKPDADVIVIGTGIAGLSAALEASAAGRTVLLIDANSVGGGHAVKAGGFALVGTPLQERKGYRDSPEIAARDLLAWGEDADAEWVRRYVTASRTDVHDWLTGFGVRWGFILDTPEHSVPRFHFANGAALNVVVPMMRAAFADPNLGFHWNTEAVALINSDGAVRGVRVRNLRTGISRDLVAPAVIIATGGWQNDLAFVRREWRNDLPVPSPLYSGAGHFATGTGIRLAQSVGAATTRMDHQVTFTTGIPDPRDPGGTRALLGQNPGAIRVNSKGQRFINEAGPSKLADRTVLGLTPATHWLVFDADGLRTLRIRDAVWLGNPPGIKPLMQAGLIRQADSIPELAIAAGLPATALEQTVQRWNAAVLAGEDTDFARFAHGRPDPTARALRRPPFYALQLFPMTRKSMGGLAIDANTGVLDQAGRPIPGLFAAGEVTGVAGINGSYGGEGTFLGPSVYLGRLAGRAVTGGETIGRTPQAVPPPAKATVSADPAYRERAITVSPDALKRLTETRRPGYWHFEEAHRIVLERALDCTACHTPDWPTVTAATAAQRQAQLNACSTCH; encoded by the coding sequence ATGAAGCGTGCCCCCATCTCCCTTGTGGCCGGATTCGTTGCATGCATCGTGCTCGGCGGCTGCATGCGGCCGGAGCCGAAACCGGATGCCGATGTCATCGTCATCGGCACTGGTATCGCCGGCCTGTCGGCGGCCCTGGAAGCTTCTGCTGCCGGGCGCACCGTCCTGCTCATCGATGCCAACTCGGTCGGTGGCGGCCATGCGGTAAAGGCCGGTGGCTTCGCGCTGGTCGGGACGCCCCTGCAGGAACGGAAGGGCTACCGGGACAGCCCGGAGATTGCGGCGAGGGACCTGCTCGCCTGGGGCGAGGACGCGGATGCGGAGTGGGTGCGCCGCTACGTGACGGCATCCCGGACCGACGTTCATGACTGGCTGACCGGGTTCGGCGTGCGCTGGGGCTTCATTCTGGACACGCCCGAGCACTCGGTGCCCCGCTTCCATTTCGCCAACGGCGCGGCACTGAACGTGGTGGTGCCGATGATGCGGGCCGCGTTCGCCGACCCGAATCTCGGCTTTCACTGGAACACGGAAGCGGTTGCGCTCATCAACAGCGACGGTGCTGTACGTGGCGTGCGGGTGCGCAATCTGCGCACAGGCATTTCGCGCGATCTGGTCGCGCCGGCCGTGATCATCGCCACGGGCGGCTGGCAAAACGACCTGGCTTTTGTCCGCCGCGAGTGGCGCAATGACTTGCCCGTCCCGTCACCCCTGTATTCAGGCGCTGGCCACTTCGCGACAGGTACCGGCATCCGGCTGGCGCAGTCCGTCGGCGCTGCCACCACGCGCATGGATCACCAGGTGACGTTCACCACGGGAATTCCGGACCCGCGCGATCCGGGTGGTACGCGCGCCCTGCTCGGCCAGAACCCGGGCGCCATCCGGGTCAACAGCAAGGGCCAGCGCTTCATCAATGAGGCTGGACCGAGCAAGCTGGCCGACAGAACGGTACTCGGGTTGACGCCCGCCACTCACTGGCTGGTCTTCGATGCCGACGGTTTGCGCACGCTGCGAATCCGGGATGCCGTATGGCTGGGCAATCCGCCGGGCATCAAACCGCTGATGCAGGCCGGACTCATCCGCCAGGCTGATTCCATTCCAGAGCTGGCTATCGCGGCAGGTCTGCCGGCGACGGCACTGGAGCAGACAGTGCAGCGCTGGAACGCCGCGGTGCTGGCCGGCGAGGACACCGACTTTGCCCGCTTCGCGCATGGCAGGCCGGACCCGACCGCGCGGGCGCTTCGCCGGCCGCCGTTCTACGCGCTGCAGTTGTTCCCGATGACGCGCAAGAGCATGGGCGGCCTCGCGATCGACGCAAACACCGGTGTGCTGGATCAGGCGGGCCGACCGATTCCGGGACTATTTGCCGCCGGAGAAGTCACGGGCGTCGCCGGCATCAACGGCAGTTACGGTGGCGAAGGTACGTTTCTGGGTCCCTCGGTGTATCTCGGCCGACTGGCGGGTCGCGCTGTGACGGGCGGTGAAACCATCGGGCGCACCCCGCAGGCTGTGCCACCGCCGGCCAAGGCTACCGTGTCTGCCGATCCGGCCTACAGGGAACGGGCCATCACGGTGTCACCCGACGCGCTAAAGCGACTGACCGAGACCAGACGCCCCGGCTACTGGCACTTTGAAGAAGCGCACCGCATCGTGCTCGAACGCGCGCTGGACTGCACGGCCTGTCACACACCCGACTGGCCGACCGTGACTGCCGCGACGGCAGCCCAGCGACAGGCGCAACTGAATGCCTGCAGCACCTGCCACTAG
- a CDS encoding CDP-glycerol glycerophosphotransferase family protein, producing the protein MRRLLFYVEQDYSFDILRPLQTEARRRGHEVRWLVFGDASPALLKPDEIAARNAADAVRYAPHALFAPGDRAPAFIPGLKVEVFHGLNEDKRGEPIPERGLFDLYCTQSPSQTAMLQPLAQQRGYFRVRETGWLKLDAIYNHPRDGIRRDRPQILLASTFTPSLSGAEALYAEIARLSQSPEWQWLVTLHPKMAPATVERYRALAGDNLQFHGTDKVIGLLHRADVMVSDNSSVLQEFLLLGKPVVSYRNRKPGPFLIDIQEPAELQAALARALHPDAELQRAIDAYGPSVTPWRDGASAGRIMDAVEDMLASGWQDKKPLNLLRNLKMRRQLGYYGF; encoded by the coding sequence ATGAGGCGACTGCTGTTCTATGTCGAGCAGGACTACTCCTTCGATATCCTGCGCCCGCTGCAGACCGAAGCGCGACGCCGCGGGCACGAAGTGCGCTGGCTGGTGTTCGGCGATGCGTCGCCCGCCCTGCTGAAGCCGGATGAAATTGCCGCGCGGAATGCAGCGGACGCCGTCCGCTATGCCCCGCACGCCCTGTTCGCCCCGGGCGACCGGGCGCCTGCCTTCATTCCGGGCCTGAAGGTCGAGGTCTTCCATGGTCTCAATGAAGACAAGCGCGGCGAGCCGATCCCCGAGCGCGGGCTGTTTGACCTCTATTGCACCCAGAGCCCGTCACAGACGGCGATGCTGCAGCCCCTTGCGCAGCAGCGCGGTTATTTCCGGGTAAGGGAAACCGGCTGGCTCAAACTCGATGCCATCTACAACCATCCCCGCGACGGCATCCGCCGCGACCGGCCACAGATCCTGCTGGCTTCGACCTTTACGCCCAGCCTGTCGGGTGCCGAGGCCCTTTATGCGGAGATTGCCCGGCTCAGCCAGTCACCGGAATGGCAGTGGCTGGTCACCCTGCACCCGAAGATGGCGCCGGCCACCGTCGAGCGCTATCGGGCACTGGCCGGCGACAATCTGCAATTCCACGGTACCGACAAGGTCATCGGGCTGCTGCACCGGGCCGATGTCATGGTCAGCGACAACTCGTCGGTGCTGCAGGAATTCCTGTTGCTGGGAAAACCGGTGGTCAGCTACCGGAACCGGAAACCCGGACCGTTCCTCATCGACATACAGGAGCCCGCGGAACTGCAGGCCGCGCTGGCCCGCGCACTGCACCCCGATGCAGAACTGCAGCGGGCAATCGACGCCTACGGACCGTCAGTCACTCCGTGGCGCGATGGCGCGAGCGCCGGCCGCATAATGGATGCCGTGGAAGACATGCTGGCCAGCGGCTGGCAGGATAAAAAGCCGCTGAATCTGCTGCGCAACCTGAAGATGCGCCGCCAGCTCGGCTATTACGGATTCTGA
- the modB gene encoding molybdate ABC transporter permease subunit, producing the protein MSAADLQALRTTLALAALTTLILLLIGTPLAWWLARTRSRAALLLEAVVALPLVLPPTVLGFYMLVALGPRGPIGGLLQSLGLPHLAFTFAGLVLASTLYSLPFMVQPLKDAFAAVGRQMTESAATLRAGPWDRFFNVVVPMSGRGFLSAITLSFAHTVGEFGVVLMVGGNIPGETRVLSIAIYDHAEAMDYASAHLLAGSLLVASFLLLLGVYAINRRYRFVHP; encoded by the coding sequence ATGTCCGCAGCTGACCTGCAGGCGTTGCGCACCACGCTCGCACTGGCTGCGCTCACCACGCTGATCCTGTTGCTGATCGGCACGCCGCTGGCCTGGTGGCTGGCGCGCACGCGCTCACGCGCTGCGCTGCTGCTGGAAGCGGTGGTGGCGCTGCCGCTGGTGCTGCCGCCCACGGTGCTCGGCTTTTACATGCTGGTCGCGCTGGGTCCGAGGGGGCCGATCGGCGGTCTGCTGCAATCCCTCGGGCTGCCGCATCTGGCCTTTACCTTTGCCGGGCTGGTGCTGGCCTCCACGCTCTATTCATTGCCGTTCATGGTGCAGCCGCTCAAGGATGCCTTCGCGGCCGTGGGCAGGCAGATGACGGAATCGGCCGCGACGCTGCGCGCCGGTCCCTGGGATCGTTTCTTCAATGTCGTGGTGCCGATGTCCGGACGCGGCTTTCTAAGCGCGATAACGCTGAGTTTTGCGCATACGGTCGGTGAATTCGGCGTCGTGCTGATGGTCGGCGGCAATATTCCCGGCGAGACCCGCGTACTGTCGATTGCCATCTACGATCACGCCGAAGCGATGGACTACGCCTCTGCACACCTGCTGGCAGGCAGCCTGCTGGTGGCGTCTTTCCTGCTGCTGCTCGGCGTCTATGCGATCAACCGCCGATATCGCTTCGTGCATCCATGA